A genomic window from Silene latifolia isolate original U9 population chromosome Y, ASM4854445v1, whole genome shotgun sequence includes:
- the LOC141631370 gene encoding putative mitochondrial protein AtMg00860, with amino-acid sequence MNRVFSPYLDKFVVVFIDDILVYAKTKKEHEEHLRIVLQTLREHQLYVKLSKCEFWLEKVAFLGHIIAKEGVAVDPTKNEAMSRWVSPKNMAEIRSFVGLAGYYRRFMKDFSKIARPLTSLMRKEIRFKWEESCETTFLTLKERLTTAPVLALPEGSENFVVYTDASKNGRGCVLMQNGRVIASASQQLKTHEENYSTHDLELGVLFLP; translated from the coding sequence ATGAATAGAGTGTTTAGCCCATACTTGGATAAGTTCGTGGTGGTATTCATAGATGATATTTTGGTCTACGCCAAGACCAAGAAAGAGCATGAGGAACACCTAAGAATTGTTTTACAAACCTTGAGGGAGCACCAACTCTATGTAAAGCTTAgtaagtgtgaattttggttggaaAAGGTGGCTTTCCTAGGGCATATCATAGCAAAGGAAGGAGTCGCCGTAGATCCTACCAAGAATGAGGCCATGTCTAGGTGGGTGTCACCTAAGAATATGGCGGAAATTAGAAGTTTCGTAGGCCTAGCCGGGTATTATCGCCGATTTATGAAGgacttctccaaaattgctagACCCTTGACATCATTGATGAGGAAGGAGATCCGTTTCAAATGGGAGGAGAGTTGTGAGACAACCTTCTTGACCTTAAAGGAGCGCCTAACCACGGCCCCGGTACTAGCCTTGCCGGAAGGGAGTGAAAATTTTGTggtatacaccgatgcttcaaagaatggtcgaGGATGTGTGCTTATGCAAAATGGTAGAGTCATTGCCTCTGCCTCGCAACAATTGAAGACCCATGAAGAGAACTACTCAACCCACGACCTAGAATTGGGAGTCTTGTTTTTGCCTTGA